One window of the Cryptomeria japonica chromosome 7, Sugi_1.0, whole genome shotgun sequence genome contains the following:
- the LOC131856859 gene encoding uncharacterized protein LOC131856859: MKFLTWNVRGCNALDKRRIIKRGFDQAKPEVICIQETKLGSEEAARILGVRQRWSGFFVDAEGASSGLDKCQLWEEISKTLEDIRSAITIVAGDFNATLSHSNKRGGVAAKGGNFTWTNRRLGFSNRAEKLDRFFLTGDQNLVPLIFEAKVLAISGSDHFSVSLVLQKDGVPLRCPFKVEKMWLREQGFRDQIEGKLGALNLKVLAEGMDEVNYLMKKDLLSRYGEVLQRGEIFWRQKSRENWIRAEDRNTKFFHSSVKSGVDQDKLKDEFLVVIPQLVSREDNQMVEKPVSLKELKAVGFGLGGEKVSGSDGFQAFFYHFFWDLLGGELFVMVEESRTRGFILKEFNCTLVALIPKKVKLVGFEEFRPISLCNTIYKIISKIAPNRLKLILEKLISCEQSAFTPRRNIVDGIIVAHEAIHTAMKSRQRRMMLKLAIRKAYDRVDRSFLLAVLAKFGFKVGTQRAIARLFGIRIGQLPGKFLGTLLFVGASKTKIWKGLLDGCKAKMEGWKSKWLTLVGRILILKSVISAMPIFSMACFKLPGTIIKNIQQKMRKFLWNNKQDQDKIPLMAWDRVCKPKGGGGAGLRDWKLINEAMGAKLVWHMYSESKQRWVRILQAKYLANGDRERILTVENPSRGSALWNFLVNCRSLVTNQLTWRIGDDHKASFWQDSWDRCPSLDVGDPQRIVQKTIQHWGDKVSDFLVQDSFDLGQRMTWKDPSDLDLEEVDQRTLRNILASREVMSSREEDEIIWCGAKSGIYSVKLGYALLEANVRRVD; this comes from the exons ATGAAGTTCCttacatggaatgtcaggggctgcaatgcccttGACAAGCGTCGCATTATCAAAAGAGGATTTGATCAGGCAAAACCAGAAGTTATTTGCATACAGGAAACTAAGTTAGGTAGTGAAGAGGCGGCTAGGATTCTTGGTGTTAGACAGAGGTGGTCTGGTTTTTTTGTTGATGCAGAGGGGGCTTCAAGTGGTCTGG ATAAGTGCCAGCTATGGGAGGAAATTTCCAAGACTTTAGAGGATATTAGGTCGGCCATAACGATTGTTGCAGGGGATTTCAATGCCACCCTTTCCCACTCGAACAAGCGTGGAGGG GTGGCTGCTAAAGGTGGGAATTTTACGTGGACCAATAGGCGTTTGGGTTTCTCCAACAGAGCTGAGAAACTCGATAGGTTCTTTTTGACAGGGGATCAAAACCTGGTTCCCCTTATTTTTGAGGCGAAAGTTTTGGCAATCTCAGGCTCGGATCATTTCTCGGTCTCACTTGTTTTGCAGAAGGATGGAGTTCCGCTCAGATGCCCCTTTAAGGTGGAAAAGATGTGGCTAAGGGAGCAAGGCTTCAGAGATCAG ATTGAAGGCAAGCTAGGGGCTCTGAACTTGAAAGTCCTTGCAGAGGGAATGGACGAGGTGAACTACCTCATGAAGAAAGACTTGCTCAGTAGATATGGGGAAGTATTGCAAAGGGGAGAGATTTTCTGGAGGCAAAAATCACGTGAGAATTGGATTAGAGCTGAAGACAGAAACACAAAATTCTTCCATAGTTCTGTGAAG AGTGGGGTTGATCAAGACAAGTTGAAAGATGAGTTTTTGGTTGTGATCCCTCAATTAGTTTCTAGGGAGGACAATCAGATGGTTGAGAAGCCTGTCTCTCTGAAGGAACTGAAAGCAGTAGGTTTTGGTCTTGGTGGGGAGAAAGTGTCGGGTTCAGATGGCTTTCAGGCTTTCTTTTACCATTTTTTTTGGGATTTGTTAGGTGGCGAGCTGTTTGTGATGGTTGAAGAGTCCAGGACTAGGGGTTTTATCCTGAAAGAATTCAATTGTACTCTTGTGGCACTTATCCCAAAGAAAGTTAAACTAGTGGGCTTCGAGGAATTCCGCCCGATCTCGTTGTGTAATACTATTTACAAAATCATTTCAAAAATTGCTCCCAACAGACTCAAATTGATCTTGGAAAAACTTATTTCCTGTGAACAGAGCGCTTTCACCCCAAGGAGGAACATTGTTGATGGGATTATTGTGGCTCATGAAGCGATTCATACGGCCATGAAGAGCAGACAGAGAAGAATGATGCTGAAGCTTGCCATCCGGAAAGCCTACGACAGAGTTGACAGGTCCTTTCTTTTGGCTGTGCTTGCCAAGTTCGGCTTCA AAGTTGGTACTCAGAGGGCCATTGCCAGACTCTTTGGTATCAGAATTGGACAGCTCCCTGGGAAGTTTCTTGGTACGCTGCTCTTTGTTGGAGCGAGTAAGACGAAGATTTGGAAAGGACTACTTGATGGTTGTAAAGCAAAAATGGAGGGTTGGAAAAGTAAATGGCTCACGTTGGTTGGTCGCATTTTAATTTTGAAATCAGTAATCTCGGCAATGCCAATTTTCTCCATGGCTTGCTTTAAACTTCCAGGCACGATCATTAAGAATATTCAACAGAAAATGAGGAAATTTTTGTGGAACAATAAACAAGATCAGGACAAAATTCCTTTAATGGCTTGGGATAGAGTTTGTAAACCGAAAGGGGGTGGAGGCGCGGGGCTTCGTGACTGGAAGTTAATCAATGAAGCTATGGGAGCGAAATTGGTTTGGCACATGTATAGTGAGTCGAAGCAGAGATGGGTACGTATTCTTCAGGCTAAGTACTTGGCCAATGGAGATAGGGAGAGGATTCTCACAGTTGAAAATCCCTCGAGAGGATCTGCCCTTTGGAACTTTCTTGTGAATTGTAGAAGTCTAGTTACCAATCAATTGACTTGGCGAATTGGAGATGACCATAAGGCTAGTTTTTGGCAGGATTCTTGGGACAGATGTCCATCCTTGGATGTCGGGGATCCCCAGCGGATTGTTCAAAAGACCATCCAACATTGGGGAGACAAAGTGAGTGATTTTCTAGTCCAAGATTCATTCGATCTGGGACAACGAATGACTTGGAAGGATCCTAGTGATCTGGATTTGGAGGAGGTTGATCAAAGGACGTTGAGGAATATCCTAGCAAGCAGAGAGGTGATGAGTTCTAGGGAGGAAGATGAAATCATTTGGTGTGGTGCGAAGAGTGGTATTTATTCAGTCAAGCTGGGGTATGCTTTGTTGGAGGCAAATGTCAGGAGGGTGGATTAG